A region of Flavobacterium album DNA encodes the following proteins:
- a CDS encoding DNA topoisomerase IV subunit B gives MLEQNQYTEDNIRSLDWKEHIRMRPGMYIGKLGDGSSPDDGIYILIKEVIDNSIDEFVMGTGKTIEVTLKDKTVSVRDFGRGIPLGKVVDVVSKMNTGGKYDSKAFKKSVGLNGVGTKAVNALSNYFRVESVRDGLIKAAEFSAGELTSEEEQTETSKRKGTKVTFTADETIFKNYKYRNEYIVKMLKNYCFLNTGLTIIYNGEKYFSENGLKDLLGETIAEEDRIYDIIHLKDDDIEIAMTHSKTQYSEEYYSFVNGQNTTQGGTHLGAFREAIVRTIKEFYNKNFEASDIRKSIVSAISVKVEEPVFESQTKTKLGSTDMGPNAPSVRTFVNDFIKNKLDNFLHRNPETADALLKKILQAERERKELSGIRKLARDRAKKASLHNKKLRDCRVHLTDAKNPRSLESTLFITEGDSASGSITKSRDVNTQAVFSLRGKPLNSYGMSKKIVYENEEFNLLQAALDIEEEMENLRYNNIVIATDADVDGMHIRLLLITFFLQFFPELIKENHLYILQTPLFRVRNKKETIYCYSEEERRNAIEKLSGKPEITRFKGLGEISPDEFKHFIGQEIRLDPVQLDSATSIQNLLEFYMGKNTPDRQEFIINNLKVELDAVE, from the coding sequence ATGCTGGAGCAGAATCAGTACACTGAAGACAATATCCGTTCACTCGACTGGAAGGAGCACATCCGGATGCGTCCGGGTATGTACATCGGTAAGCTGGGCGACGGCTCTTCTCCCGATGACGGTATCTACATCCTTATAAAAGAGGTGATTGACAACTCCATTGACGAATTCGTAATGGGTACCGGCAAGACCATCGAAGTAACGCTGAAAGACAAGACAGTGAGCGTGCGCGACTTTGGCCGGGGCATTCCGTTGGGCAAGGTGGTGGATGTAGTGTCGAAAATGAACACGGGAGGTAAGTACGATTCGAAAGCCTTTAAGAAATCGGTCGGGCTGAATGGTGTGGGTACAAAGGCAGTCAACGCACTGTCCAACTATTTCCGCGTGGAATCGGTGCGCGACGGGCTTATCAAGGCGGCGGAGTTCTCTGCCGGGGAACTGACCAGTGAGGAGGAGCAAACCGAAACGTCTAAGCGAAAGGGTACGAAAGTGACCTTTACCGCCGATGAAACCATATTCAAGAATTATAAATACCGTAACGAGTACATCGTAAAGATGCTCAAGAATTATTGCTTCCTCAATACGGGGCTGACAATAATTTATAACGGTGAGAAATATTTTAGCGAAAACGGGCTTAAGGACCTCTTGGGTGAAACCATTGCCGAGGAGGACCGCATTTATGACATCATCCACCTGAAGGACGATGACATAGAGATCGCCATGACGCACAGCAAGACCCAGTACAGCGAGGAATACTACTCGTTCGTCAACGGGCAGAATACCACGCAGGGCGGTACGCATTTAGGTGCTTTCCGAGAGGCGATCGTGCGGACGATAAAGGAATTCTACAACAAGAACTTTGAAGCATCCGACATTCGTAAATCTATCGTAAGTGCCATTAGCGTGAAAGTGGAGGAGCCGGTTTTCGAATCGCAGACAAAAACCAAGCTGGGTTCGACTGATATGGGGCCGAATGCGCCGAGCGTGCGTACGTTCGTTAACGATTTCATTAAAAATAAGCTTGATAACTTCCTGCACCGCAACCCGGAAACCGCTGATGCGCTGCTGAAGAAAATATTACAGGCCGAACGCGAGCGAAAGGAGCTTTCGGGCATTCGTAAGCTGGCGAGGGACAGGGCTAAAAAAGCCTCCCTGCACAATAAAAAACTACGGGATTGCCGTGTGCACCTTACCGATGCCAAGAACCCGCGGAGTCTGGAGAGCACGCTGTTTATTACCGAGGGGGACTCGGCTTCGGGATCCATTACCAAGTCGAGGGACGTGAATACCCAGGCGGTGTTCAGCCTTCGCGGTAAGCCGCTGAACTCCTACGGCATGAGCAAAAAGATCGTGTACGAGAACGAAGAATTCAACCTGCTCCAGGCCGCACTCGACATTGAGGAGGAAATGGAGAACCTGCGCTACAACAATATTGTGATCGCCACCGATGCTGACGTTGACGGTATGCACATCCGCCTGCTGCTCATTACGTTCTTCCTCCAGTTCTTCCCCGAGCTTATCAAGGAGAACCACCTGTACATTTTGCAAACGCCATTGTTTCGCGTGCGCAACAAAAAAGAAACCATATACTGCTATAGTGAAGAGGAACGCCGCAACGCCATAGAAAAGCTGTCAGGCAAGCCGGAAATAACACGATTCAAGGGATTGGGAGAAATATCACCGGATGAGTTCAAGCACTTCATAGGGCAGGAGATACGCCTCGACCCGGTACAGCTGGACAGCGCGACCTCCATACAAAACCTGCTGGAGTTCTACATGGGCAAAAACACCCCGGACAGGCAGGAGTTTATCATTAATAATTTGAAAGTGGAACTGGATGCGGTGGAGTAG
- a CDS encoding transglutaminase domain-containing protein has protein sequence MKKIHNLFFIILLLISGCMSAQDFAKVDAVVKAYPDFNDADKFAAKVNADFKRDDEKARAIFTWIATHIKYDLAAYGANERPVAYSFKTQEEKEAKQKKFKDDLAQKTLKSNKGVCQGYATLFLVVSEKAGLESVMITGTSKSHPAHIGAAPGASDHAWNAVKVGGEWKLLDATWAAGTVTGEKPQFGFKFNDKYFFTNPDVFFFNHFPDDKKWLFTAKTEKDFALLPLYYGNYLMGGYEFINPDGGTFTNPGSGFISFKLKNLQPGDKVSYAFSKEKVFKDANSVTTAGITEFQVPLSKASNGILTIYINQKSVAAYRIR, from the coding sequence ATGAAAAAAATACATAATCTATTCTTTATAATACTTTTGCTAATATCGGGCTGTATGTCTGCCCAGGATTTCGCAAAAGTAGATGCTGTCGTTAAAGCTTATCCTGATTTTAATGACGCGGATAAATTTGCGGCCAAAGTGAATGCCGACTTTAAGCGCGACGATGAAAAAGCACGCGCCATTTTCACATGGATCGCAACACATATTAAATACGACCTTGCTGCTTATGGTGCTAATGAACGGCCTGTCGCGTATTCATTTAAAACACAGGAAGAAAAGGAAGCAAAGCAGAAAAAATTTAAAGATGACCTTGCACAGAAAACATTAAAGTCGAATAAAGGTGTCTGCCAGGGCTATGCTACATTATTCCTTGTTGTATCCGAAAAAGCCGGTTTGGAATCCGTTATGATTACAGGTACATCCAAATCGCATCCTGCCCACATCGGGGCAGCGCCCGGTGCGAGCGACCATGCCTGGAATGCCGTTAAAGTAGGCGGGGAGTGGAAGCTGCTTGATGCTACATGGGCTGCGGGTACGGTAACAGGAGAGAAGCCGCAGTTTGGCTTTAAGTTCAATGACAAGTACTTTTTCACCAACCCGGACGTGTTCTTCTTCAACCATTTTCCGGATGATAAAAAGTGGCTATTTACCGCAAAGACGGAAAAGGATTTTGCATTGCTGCCGTTGTATTATGGTAATTACCTGATGGGCGGCTATGAATTCATAAATCCTGATGGTGGTACGTTTACCAACCCAGGCTCAGGGTTTATTTCTTTTAAGCTAAAGAACCTGCAGCCCGGTGATAAAGTGAGTTATGCATTTAGTAAAGAAAAAGTCTTTAAGGATGCTAATTCCGTAACCACTGCCGGTATTACCGAATTCCAGGTGCCTTTGAGTAAGGCTTCTAATGGTATTCTGACGATCTATATTAATCAGAAGTCGGTAGCAGCGTATAGGATACGGTAA
- a CDS encoding transglutaminase domain-containing protein → MKAINLLFISILSIGFAQAQDYPKVDAKVKTYPKTFTTTDRLASQIASDFSRQDERARAAYTWIALNISYDRSPGAPGRKPIHFSANNEAERKKKIAAIENDLANKTLLSRKGVCHGYSMLYKVVAEKLGLQSEVVYGTAKSVPSDIGKAPAKGNHAWNVIQVNGQWKLVDVTWGSGGISGDLGYDANYFFTSPQQFFLNHFPDDKKWLLTGKSESEFAALPLYYNLDYEVISPTAGIIKSTGSRLVQFKIRGLKPGDDVLYQYTSGAFSHKVTPKINNGVGEFTIVLDKSATGTLTIFANRKSVAAYKIN, encoded by the coding sequence ATGAAGGCAATTAATCTACTCTTTATCAGTATCCTTTCGATAGGATTCGCACAGGCCCAGGATTACCCAAAAGTCGATGCGAAAGTAAAAACCTATCCAAAAACATTTACCACAACCGACAGGCTGGCTTCGCAAATAGCGTCCGATTTTAGCAGGCAGGATGAGCGGGCACGCGCGGCATACACATGGATCGCATTGAATATAAGCTATGACAGGTCGCCCGGCGCACCGGGTCGCAAGCCAATTCATTTTTCGGCAAATAATGAAGCCGAACGAAAGAAAAAGATTGCCGCTATAGAGAACGACCTGGCCAATAAAACGCTGCTTTCCCGTAAAGGAGTTTGCCACGGCTACTCGATGCTGTATAAAGTAGTTGCAGAAAAACTCGGCTTGCAAAGCGAAGTGGTTTACGGTACGGCCAAGTCGGTGCCTTCGGACATTGGCAAGGCACCTGCAAAAGGCAACCACGCATGGAATGTAATACAGGTCAACGGCCAGTGGAAGCTGGTGGACGTTACCTGGGGATCGGGTGGTATTTCAGGCGACCTGGGGTACGATGCTAACTATTTCTTTACCAGCCCGCAGCAGTTTTTTCTGAACCATTTTCCGGATGATAAAAAATGGCTGCTCACAGGCAAAAGCGAGTCGGAGTTTGCGGCGTTGCCATTATATTACAACCTTGATTACGAAGTTATCAGCCCAACGGCAGGCATAATAAAATCCACAGGTTCGAGGTTAGTACAGTTTAAGATACGCGGACTCAAGCCTGGTGATGATGTGCTGTACCAATACACCTCAGGCGCATTTTCGCACAAGGTTACCCCGAAAATAAACAATGGAGTAGGAGAGTTTACAATTGTTCTGGATAAGTCAGCAACAGGCACGCTTACAATATTCGCGAATAGGAAGTCGGTAGCGGCGTATAAGATTAACTAA
- a CDS encoding TIGR02117 family protein, with protein MNKKLKQAFKFTGRFILGIVAFLAVYILAILICSHITVNNEPEASSDVTIFINSNGVHTDIVVPVKNEIKDWSKEILYIHTKSKDSIMKYVAFGWGDKGFYLDTPEWSDLKASTAAKAAFYLGTSAMHTRYYTDLKEDDSCVKITISKKDYESLAQYISDSFQYGEDKKNLWIANHSYGQYDAFYEGKGKYSLFYTCNTWANNALKAANQRAALWTVYEGGIFTHYR; from the coding sequence ATGAACAAAAAGCTTAAGCAGGCATTCAAATTCACGGGCAGGTTTATTTTAGGCATCGTTGCATTTCTTGCCGTCTATATACTTGCGATACTCATCTGCTCGCATATTACCGTAAACAATGAGCCGGAAGCAAGCAGCGATGTGACCATTTTCATCAACTCTAATGGCGTGCATACCGATATTGTAGTCCCCGTAAAGAATGAAATAAAAGACTGGAGCAAGGAGATACTTTACATTCACACCAAATCGAAGGATAGCATTATGAAATATGTGGCTTTCGGCTGGGGCGATAAGGGCTTTTACCTCGATACGCCCGAGTGGAGCGACCTCAAGGCCAGCACTGCGGCAAAGGCGGCTTTTTACCTTGGTACATCAGCAATGCACACCCGATATTATACCGACCTTAAAGAAGACGATAGCTGCGTAAAAATCACTATAAGCAAAAAGGATTATGAAAGTCTGGCGCAGTACATCAGTGACAGTTTTCAATATGGGGAGGATAAAAAAAACCTTTGGATAGCTAATCACAGCTACGGCCAGTACGATGCGTTTTATGAAGGCAAAGGCAAATACAGCCTGTTCTATACCTGCAACACCTGGGCTAATAATGCTCTAAAAGCCGCTAACCAGAGAGCCGCACTGTGGACGGTTTATGAGGGTGGGATATTTACACATTACAGATGA
- a CDS encoding NADPH-dependent FMN reductase: MKLLAFAGSSSSTSINKKLATYAAGLIDAAETEIIDLNDFELPLFSVDKEKLIGAPPVARVFLDKIEWADMLVISVAEHNAGMTVAFKNIYDWASRQKKLVFDNKPILLLSTSPGGYGAKNSLEAAKISLPRYGGDIRDTFSLPKFHENFDVEAGKISNKEYDDALKEIIRNFDHEQKA, encoded by the coding sequence ATGAAACTACTCGCCTTTGCCGGAAGCAGCTCCTCCACATCCATCAATAAAAAACTCGCAACCTACGCCGCAGGGCTTATCGATGCAGCGGAAACTGAAATAATCGACCTCAACGATTTTGAACTGCCGCTGTTCAGCGTGGATAAAGAAAAACTGATCGGAGCGCCGCCTGTAGCACGTGTATTCCTCGACAAAATAGAGTGGGCCGATATGCTCGTGATTTCTGTAGCCGAACACAATGCGGGTATGACGGTTGCCTTCAAGAACATTTACGACTGGGCTTCCCGACAAAAGAAGCTGGTGTTTGACAACAAGCCGATATTGCTGCTGTCTACATCGCCGGGCGGATATGGCGCTAAAAACTCCCTTGAGGCTGCCAAAATAAGCCTCCCACGTTACGGCGGTGATATACGCGATACCTTTTCGCTGCCAAAGTTCCATGAGAATTTTGATGTGGAGGCGGGAAAAATATCCAATAAAGAGTATGATGATGCGTTAAAGGAAATAATACGCAATTTCGATCATGAACAAAAAGCTTAA
- the ychF gene encoding redox-regulated ATPase YchF, which translates to MKAGIVGLPNVGKSTLFNCLSNAKAQSANFPFCTIEPNIGVVNVPDPRLEKLEELVNPERVVPATVEIVDIAGLVKGASKGEGLGNQFLGNIRECNAIIHVLRCFDNDNIVHVDGSVNPIRDKETIDIELQLKDLETVEKRLEKAKKAAKVGSKEAQTEVSLLERIREALLQAKSARTVVPQNQDEIDLIENFQLITTKPVLYVCNVDEGSAATGNKYVEQVRELVKDENAEVMFLAVGTEADITELETYEERQMFLEDLGLKEPGASALIRSAYKLLTLQTYFTAGVKEVRAWTINIGDTAPQAAGVIHSDFEKGFIRAEVIGYDDYVTYGTEAKVKEAGKLKVEGKEYIVKDGDVMHFRFNV; encoded by the coding sequence ATGAAAGCAGGGATAGTAGGATTGCCTAACGTAGGGAAATCGACACTTTTTAATTGTTTGTCAAACGCCAAGGCGCAGAGCGCAAATTTTCCATTTTGTACCATCGAGCCGAACATTGGCGTAGTGAACGTTCCCGATCCAAGGCTTGAAAAGCTGGAGGAGCTGGTAAACCCGGAGCGCGTTGTTCCTGCTACTGTTGAGATCGTAGATATTGCCGGACTTGTAAAAGGCGCCAGCAAAGGCGAGGGGCTTGGCAACCAGTTCCTTGGGAACATCAGGGAGTGTAATGCCATCATCCACGTGCTGCGCTGTTTTGACAACGACAACATCGTGCACGTTGACGGCAGTGTGAACCCTATCCGCGATAAAGAGACCATCGATATAGAACTTCAGCTAAAGGATCTTGAAACGGTTGAAAAACGCCTTGAAAAAGCGAAGAAAGCAGCTAAGGTAGGAAGCAAAGAGGCGCAGACAGAAGTATCACTATTAGAGAGAATACGCGAAGCATTGCTTCAGGCGAAGTCGGCCCGTACTGTAGTGCCGCAAAACCAGGATGAGATCGACCTTATAGAAAATTTCCAGCTTATTACGACCAAGCCGGTGCTGTATGTATGCAACGTCGACGAAGGTTCCGCCGCTACAGGCAACAAATATGTAGAACAGGTGCGCGAACTTGTGAAAGATGAGAATGCTGAGGTAATGTTCCTTGCTGTGGGAACCGAAGCTGACATTACTGAACTTGAAACCTACGAAGAGCGCCAGATGTTCCTGGAAGACCTTGGACTGAAAGAGCCGGGCGCTTCGGCACTGATCAGGTCGGCTTATAAATTGCTGACACTGCAAACGTATTTTACCGCAGGTGTGAAAGAAGTTCGCGCATGGACTATCAATATTGGCGATACAGCCCCACAGGCAGCAGGCGTGATCCACTCGGATTTCGAGAAAGGCTTCATCCGCGCAGAAGTGATAGGTTATGATGATTATGTTACCTATGGCACTGAAGCGAAAGTAAAAGAAGCAGGAAAGTTAAAAGTAGAAGGAAAAGAATATATCGTTAAAGACGGGGATGTAATGCATTTCAGGTTTAACGTGTAA
- a CDS encoding T9SS type A sorting domain-containing protein produces the protein MKQKLLILFGLAVSGVYAQSGVNSGAVSGNSLIYSVGEIYVLPVGNPNGASSGTIGAISRIEFLGIDEIAVTEKGIKVYPNPTAHSVYFETTEIISNVEVYDTNGRLVISLKPQNNQADLSILQSGTYIIRTNNNQSFKVIKK, from the coding sequence ATGAAGCAAAAATTACTCATTCTTTTCGGCCTGGCCGTATCGGGTGTTTACGCACAAAGCGGTGTAAACAGCGGTGCCGTGTCCGGCAACAGCCTTATCTATTCTGTAGGTGAGATATATGTGCTGCCGGTTGGAAATCCCAACGGTGCGTCATCGGGTACCATCGGCGCCATATCGCGTATTGAATTCCTTGGCATTGACGAAATAGCAGTTACTGAAAAAGGTATTAAAGTCTACCCCAACCCTACGGCACATTCTGTTTATTTTGAAACGACAGAAATAATTAGCAATGTAGAAGTATATGATACCAATGGGCGGCTTGTAATTTCCTTAAAACCGCAAAACAACCAGGCTGACCTTAGCATATTGCAAAGCGGCACTTACATTATCAGGACAAACAACAATCAATCATTTAAAGTTATAAAGAAATAA
- a CDS encoding 4Fe-4S dicluster domain-containing protein yields MAIIITDECINCGACEPECPNTAIYEGADDWRYKDGTALKGRVVLPTGEEVDADEPRTPISDDIYYIVPDKCTECKGFHDEPQCAAVCPVDCCVPDDNHVESEETLLNRQAFLHNE; encoded by the coding sequence ATGGCTATTATTATAACAGACGAATGTATCAACTGCGGTGCCTGCGAGCCCGAATGCCCAAACACGGCCATCTACGAAGGTGCCGATGACTGGAGGTATAAAGATGGTACTGCACTAAAAGGAAGGGTAGTACTACCTACCGGAGAAGAAGTGGACGCGGATGAACCACGCACACCTATATCGGATGATATTTACTATATAGTGCCCGATAAATGTACGGAATGCAAAGGTTTCCATGACGAGCCGCAATGTGCTGCCGTTTGCCCGGTAGATTGCTGCGTGCCCGATGATAACCACGTGGAAAGCGAGGAAACACTGCTTAACAGGCAGGCATTCTTACATAATGAATAG
- a CDS encoding acyl-CoA reductase, producing MTLTETKKAFIELGKFLSQFSLDGNHKNPEVLHNEDFYDNFITLIELSRSHNGWYTEEQVYFSIKSWAEALTPENLDKWLENYNLENSGGKSVGLILAGNIPLVGFHDFLSVLITGHTALVKMSSNDQHLLPFLEKYLIAVEPKLKERIVFTEGKLENFDAVIATGSNNTARYFEYYFKDKPSIIRKNRNSVAVLTGNESKEELVGLGEDIFRYFGLGCRNVSKLFVPKGYDFKDFFEAIYEYRDVIFYEKYANNYDYNKAVFLMSNFKLLDNEFLTLKEDSSYASPISSVFYEYYDDINEVMARLTAENGQIQCIVGKETIKGSIPFGQTQKPALWDYADNVDTIAFLSKI from the coding sequence ATGACGTTAACAGAAACAAAAAAAGCATTCATAGAGCTGGGTAAATTCCTATCACAATTTTCTTTAGATGGAAATCATAAAAACCCGGAAGTGCTTCATAATGAAGATTTCTACGATAACTTTATAACGCTTATAGAACTTTCCAGGTCGCACAACGGCTGGTATACCGAAGAGCAGGTTTATTTTTCAATAAAGTCCTGGGCCGAAGCGCTTACTCCTGAAAATCTGGATAAATGGCTTGAAAATTACAACCTTGAGAACAGCGGCGGCAAATCGGTAGGGCTTATCCTGGCAGGCAATATCCCGTTAGTAGGGTTTCATGATTTCCTATCGGTGCTAATCACAGGGCACACCGCTCTGGTAAAGATGTCGTCGAACGACCAGCATCTGCTTCCGTTTTTAGAGAAATACCTCATCGCTGTAGAGCCAAAATTGAAAGAGCGCATTGTTTTTACGGAAGGAAAGCTCGAAAATTTCGATGCCGTTATCGCTACCGGAAGCAACAACACAGCCCGTTATTTTGAATATTATTTTAAGGACAAGCCCTCCATCATTCGCAAAAACAGGAACTCGGTAGCCGTGCTTACGGGCAACGAAAGCAAAGAAGAGCTTGTTGGCCTGGGGGAAGACATCTTCCGTTACTTTGGTTTGGGATGCCGCAATGTATCTAAATTGTTTGTTCCGAAAGGTTATGACTTTAAAGATTTTTTTGAAGCAATCTATGAATACAGGGATGTGATCTTCTATGAGAAATATGCCAACAATTACGACTATAATAAGGCAGTTTTCCTGATGAGCAATTTTAAGCTCCTGGATAACGAATTCCTTACGCTTAAAGAAGACAGCAGCTATGCCTCCCCTATTTCGAGTGTATTCTACGAATATTATGATGATATTAATGAAGTGATGGCAAGGCTTACTGCCGAAAACGGGCAGATCCAATGTATCGTAGGTAAAGAAACTATAAAGGGCAGCATCCCTTTTGGGCAGACACAAAAACCTGCCTTGTGGGATTATGCCGATAATGTGGATACCATTGCATTTTTGTCAAAAATATAG
- the serC gene encoding 3-phosphoserine/phosphohydroxythreonine transaminase: MKKHNFSAGPSILPQEVFEKASQAVLEFNNSGLSLLEISHRSKDFVAVMEEARALVLELMGLTGKGYQALFLSGGASMEFVRVPYNFMTKSGKAAYLDTGTWAAAALKEAREFGDTIVVASSKSDNYNYIPKEYTIPADADYFHCTSNNTIFGTQMHSFPATEVPIVCDMSSDIFSRKVDFSKFGMIYAGAQKNMGPAGTTLVVVKEELLGKTGRHIPSILDYKQHIDKESMYNTPSVFAVYTSYLTLQWLKNNGGIEAMEKKNDAKAELLYAEIDRNPLFVGTAKTEDRSKMNITFLLNDASHNEQFDKLWKAAGISGLAGHRSVGGYRASIYNAMPIESVQVLVDVMRELEKKV, from the coding sequence ATGAAAAAACATAATTTCAGTGCAGGGCCTTCGATCCTGCCGCAGGAAGTTTTCGAAAAAGCCTCACAGGCGGTGCTTGAATTTAATAATTCCGGGCTCTCTTTATTGGAAATATCCCATCGCAGCAAGGATTTTGTTGCGGTAATGGAAGAAGCAAGGGCTCTTGTGCTGGAACTAATGGGGCTTACCGGAAAAGGCTACCAGGCGTTATTCCTTTCGGGTGGCGCCAGCATGGAGTTCGTGAGGGTTCCCTATAATTTTATGACCAAAAGCGGAAAAGCCGCTTATCTTGATACCGGTACCTGGGCAGCAGCAGCGCTGAAAGAAGCCCGGGAGTTTGGCGACACGATTGTCGTAGCCTCTTCTAAATCTGATAATTATAATTACATCCCAAAAGAGTATACTATACCTGCTGATGCAGATTATTTCCATTGCACCAGCAATAACACGATATTCGGTACGCAGATGCATTCTTTCCCGGCAACAGAAGTGCCTATAGTTTGCGATATGAGTTCTGATATATTTTCCCGTAAGGTGGATTTCTCGAAATTCGGGATGATCTATGCCGGTGCGCAAAAGAATATGGGCCCCGCGGGTACAACGCTTGTGGTAGTTAAGGAGGAATTGCTGGGCAAGACCGGCAGGCATATCCCGTCGATACTGGATTACAAGCAGCACATCGATAAGGAAAGCATGTACAATACGCCATCGGTATTTGCGGTGTATACTTCTTACTTAACACTCCAGTGGCTCAAAAACAATGGAGGTATTGAAGCCATGGAAAAGAAAAACGATGCCAAAGCGGAGCTGCTATATGCTGAGATCGACCGCAACCCGCTATTTGTCGGTACTGCGAAAACTGAAGACCGTTCTAAAATGAACATTACCTTCCTTTTGAACGATGCATCGCACAACGAACAATTTGACAAACTCTGGAAAGCAGCAGGCATCAGCGGGCTTGCCGGGCACAGGTCGGTTGGCGGTTATCGCGCATCCATCTATAACGCCATGCCGATTGAGAGTGTACAGGTGTTGGTGGATGTTATGAGAGAACTGGAAAAGAAAGTTTAA
- a CDS encoding D-2-hydroxyacid dehydrogenase: MKILANDGISKSGIAALEEAGFEVITTKVAQEQVANYINNNNISVILVRSATKVRKDIIDACPRLKIIGRGGVGMDNIDVEYAREKGIHVINTPASSSDSVAELVFAHLFTGVRFLYDANRNMPLEGDTNFEGLKKTYANGIELRGKTLGIIGFGRIGRSVARIALGLGMRVIASDKFVGNAEIRVDFYNGQFINVDIPTEPMEDILKHADFITLHVPAQESGYVIGAAELEAMKDGVGIINAARGGIIDEVALIDALESGKVAFAGLDVFEDEPKPAIQVLMHPKVSLTPHIGAATLEAQDRIGTELAEQIVSLLKTENL, translated from the coding sequence ATGAAAATATTAGCAAACGACGGCATCTCTAAAAGCGGTATTGCCGCCCTTGAAGAAGCCGGTTTTGAAGTGATCACGACCAAAGTAGCCCAGGAACAGGTGGCTAACTATATAAATAATAATAATATAAGCGTAATCCTTGTGCGAAGTGCAACCAAGGTACGAAAGGACATTATCGATGCCTGTCCCAGGCTTAAGATCATAGGCCGCGGCGGTGTGGGAATGGACAATATCGATGTGGAGTATGCCCGCGAAAAAGGCATCCACGTAATCAACACCCCGGCATCGTCATCCGATTCGGTGGCAGAGCTGGTGTTTGCGCATTTGTTTACCGGAGTGCGTTTTCTTTACGATGCCAACCGAAATATGCCACTGGAAGGTGACACCAATTTTGAAGGGCTTAAAAAAACGTATGCCAACGGTATCGAGCTTCGCGGCAAGACACTGGGCATTATCGGCTTCGGGCGTATAGGGCGTTCGGTAGCCAGGATAGCTTTAGGCTTAGGAATGCGTGTTATCGCTTCTGATAAATTTGTAGGCAATGCCGAAATACGCGTTGATTTCTACAACGGGCAGTTCATCAATGTAGATATCCCTACGGAGCCTATGGAAGATATCCTGAAGCATGCCGATTTTATTACGCTGCATGTTCCTGCGCAGGAAAGCGGCTACGTAATTGGAGCGGCAGAACTGGAAGCCATGAAAGATGGCGTGGGTATCATCAATGCTGCACGTGGCGGCATTATTGATGAAGTAGCGCTTATCGATGCACTGGAATCCGGTAAGGTAGCATTTGCGGGCCTTGATGTTTTTGAAGACGAGCCAAAACCTGCCATCCAGGTACTGATGCATCCTAAAGTATCACTTACCCCACACATAGGCGCAGCAACGCTTGAAGCACAGGACCGTATAGGCACTGAGCTGGCAGAGCAGATAGTTAGCTTGCTGAAAACGGAGAATTTATAA
- a CDS encoding pseudouridine synthase, with the protein MSLYRHFILFKPYGYLSQFTYNLKRNKKLLGELYDFPEFTMAIGRLDEDSEGLLLLTTDGMMSEIVRSKKVEKEYYVQVDGLITEEAIEQLKNGVEIGFKGLRYTTLRCEAHIVQNAPDFPLRGKKIRDERHGPTSWLSVTVTEGKFRQVRKMTAAVGFPTLRLVRVRVGNVALGDLQPGEVKEVEGFDV; encoded by the coding sequence ATGAGCCTTTACCGCCATTTCATATTATTTAAACCCTACGGCTACCTAAGCCAGTTTACCTACAACCTGAAACGTAATAAAAAGCTGCTTGGCGAACTCTATGATTTCCCTGAATTCACCATGGCCATCGGGCGGCTCGATGAAGATTCTGAAGGCCTGCTGCTGCTTACTACCGACGGGATGATGAGCGAGATCGTGCGCAGTAAAAAAGTGGAAAAGGAATATTATGTACAGGTAGACGGACTCATTACTGAAGAAGCTATTGAGCAGCTTAAGAATGGCGTTGAGATTGGCTTCAAAGGCTTGCGCTACACTACCCTGCGGTGTGAAGCCCATATAGTACAAAATGCGCCTGACTTCCCTTTGCGGGGTAAAAAAATACGCGATGAGCGCCACGGCCCTACCTCATGGCTTTCTGTAACGGTAACCGAAGGCAAGTTCCGCCAGGTACGCAAAATGACAGCGGCGGTTGGATTTCCTACACTGCGATTGGTACGTGTGCGTGTCGGTAATGTTGCGTTGGGTGATCTGCAGCCGGGAGAAGTAAAGGAAGTTGAGGGCTTTGATGTCTGA